The Nycticebus coucang isolate mNycCou1 chromosome 10, mNycCou1.pri, whole genome shotgun sequence sequence gagaaagagctAGAAAAAGGAGCAGAAACAGAGACTACCCTCCAACTGGGACAGAGTGAAGGAAGGGGTTGGGGAAGAGGGCCCAGACAGAACTCCACACCCAGGCCAGGTGGGGAAGAGCCTCTGGAACACAGGTCATTAACACATACTGTCCAAAGTCCACCCTAGGCTAGGGAGGGGAgcaggaaaggggaggaaaggTTTGGCCCTGAGCTTTCCCTGCTGGCCTCTGCTGCCCCCTGCTGGTTCCAGCCGCACAGCCAAAGCGGGAAGAACAGTCAGACAAGGCTGCTGGGTTTAAGAGCTTCATTCTCTCTTAGGCCCTGCCCCTACCTCCTGCTCCACCACTTCAGAGGGTGCCACCGGGGCCAGTAGGTGGTGCAGGTGTCTTGCCGGTGACCTTGTTAGCACAGTCCAGCAGGGCGGTGTGAATGTCCTTGGCACAGGCAATCTGGGTTTTGATGACTGCCAGGTACTGCGGGTAGGGCAGGCTGTCAGGTTGCACTGCGTCAGGTTTGGTGGCTGTAGGCACCAGCGTCGGAGAATGCTTGGCACTGTCACAACTCTGCGACAGGCACTCATGTGCCAGGCGCTGTGAACAGACAGGCAAAGGTGCAGTATTAGCTTCACTCCAGGGATTTCTAGTCCTACCCTAAGGGCCAGTCTGGGGTAGCCTGCTTGGCCTATGGACTCTCAATGTCTTGGAGTCAGAGCCTGGCACTGCCACTTACTTGCTGAGCAACCTTGGGAATGCAGCTCTTCTTCCCTGAGATTCAGCTTCCTCTTTTGGAAAACAGGTTTAATAACTGCCTCTTCCTACCTCATAAGGTGAGAATAGCAAGAACAGGTATGTGAGACACAGGCACATCTTAAGTGATGAAGTGGTAAATGCCCAGGTTTTTCGTTGTCAGTGGTGTTTCTGATTGCACTTACTCCTGGCTTTTTACTCCTACTTATCTGGCTGCTCCTTCtaggtacttcttttttttgcagttttggacgggggctgggtttgaacccaccacctctgacatatggggctggcgccctactcctttgagccaccggcgctgccctttttttttttttttttttagagacagagtctcactttgtcacccttggtagagtgcggtggcatcacagctcacaggaacctccagtcTCATtgattgccctcggtagagtgccatggtgtcacaggtcacagcaacctccagctcttgggcttaggagattctcttgcctcagcctcctgagtagctgggactacaggtgcccgccacaatgcccggctattttttgttgttgttgttgcagtttggctggggccaggttcgaacctgccacccttgatatctggggccggtgccctactcactgagccacagatgccgcccaggtacttcttttttttttttcactttttttttgttttggccagggctgggtttgaacccaccacctctggtatatggggtcagtgccctaccccttgaggcacaggcaccacccccagatACTTCTTATCTAATACTTAAATCCAGCAATTTCCAAGCCCCGTCCATATCTTTTCATTCCTCAAGCCTTCCTAGGGCTGTCTCACCCACCCACCAGTTCCCACCTTTGCACTGATACAGCAGACATATGTCCCCAGCCTCCCCTGTTCTAGGATGCTCATACTCTCCCCTGAAACTACTCCTCCTTCTGGGTCCCTGTCTCAGGACAGTcccaccattcattcattcttttttttttttttttttagagacagagtctcactttgtcaccctgagtagagtgctgtggcgtcacagctgacatcaacctcttgggcttaggagattctcttgcctcagcctcccgaatagctgggactaagggcgcccactacttttttgttgcagtttggctggggccgtgtttgaacccgccacccttggtatatggggccagtgcccagtcactgagccacagtcccACCATTCTAACCAGAGCTATGGGACACATTCTCAAAACTCCTACTTCCTCTATGGCACATCAGTCCCCTGGCCTGCATACAAAGGCTCTTGAGCCTTTCCCCCCTTCCTCATGGCCCTGCCCTGGTGGGGCCTAATCGTAGCCCATTTGAATCCTGCCACAGTTGCTTCCTTGGGTTTCAGACTCCTGGCTTGGCCTCTCAAATGTACCCTTCATTTACCAGACAgaagcatatttctttttttttttttttttgagacagtctctctttgtaCTCTCTCagtggagtaccatggcatcatagctcataacaacctcaaaccttggggtcagggcggtgcctgtggccccatataccaagggtggtgggttcaaacctggtcccagccaaactgcaacaaagaaaatagccgggtgttgtggcaggcgacttttgtcccagctattcaggaggctgaggcaagagaatctcctaagctcaaaagctggaggttgctgtgacctgtgacaccatggcactctactgagggtgatataatgagactctgtctcaaaacaaacaaacaagcaaaaaaccttgggctcaagtgattctcttgtctcagcttcacaagcagctgggactacaggtgcccaccacaacacctggctatttttagagatggggtctcactcttgttcaggcaggtcttgaactcctgagctcaagcagtccacctgcctcagcctcccagagtgctaggattacaggtgtgagccatcacgcccagcctTCAGAAGCATATTTCTAAAGCAAATGGGTTTGTGTTCTTTCCTGCTTAAAACCTTCCATGAATCCCTAGTATCCTTATAGTTATATCGAAATCCAAGAAGCCTCATGGCCACTTCACCTCCGCCatattgaatttctttctttcttttttttttttttgtagagacagagtcttactttatcatccttggtagagtgccgtggcatcatacagctcacagcaacctccaactcctgggtttaggcgattcttttgcctcagcctcccatgtagctggaactacagggcccaccacagcgcctagctattttttgttgttgttgcagaggAGAAACCCAAGGCTCAGAGGTAGAGATTGATGGTCCTTCTGATTCCAGAGGCTGTACTCTTAGTCACTTGTCTTCCTCTCAATTCctgcctctcttttcttctttgttacaGCCTTGCTCAGAAATGCTCTTTACCAGTAGCCTTTCCTGAGCAGCTATTTCCTTATCCCCACTCCAGGCTCCTGACCCTAACCCTTCATCCTATACCTCCTCCATCACAGCTCTGACCACTATGGCCTGGGCTTCTCTCACTTTGTGATGGCAAGGACCATGGTAGCATTGTGTTCCCAGTACTAGTGGGAGCACCAGTGGCCCAGAGGAAGTACCCATGAGTGTGAGCTGACTGACTGAATGAGGATTCCTGAAGACCCTGGGGATTAATGCAGGGATATGGTCACCCAGTATCCGGGAGACTACTTACCAGGCAGAGCTCCAGCTGGTCACAGAGTGCGTAGAACTCCTCCAGGCACTTGTCAAAGCGTTGTATGGGTCCATCACTGCTTTTTCTACAGCCCGGGACAAAAGGGTGACTGAGGAATGGATTTCCAATGTCTAGGACACCAGTGTCTACCTAACCAAGTACCCATCAGGAAACTAGGTATAATTGCACCAGATCTGAGGCAGGGCTTGAGAAtaggaggggtggggtgggtagggaGAAACATTTCTAAGATGGGGGTGGTGATAGAATTTCctggggagggcggcgcctgtgactcagtcggtggggcgccggccccatataccgagggtggcgggttcaagcccggccctggctgaactgcaaccaaaaaatagctgggcgttgtggcgggcacctgtagtcccagctacttgggaggctgaggcaggagaattgcttaagcccaggggttggaggttgctgtgagctgtgtgaggccactgcactctaccgagggccataaagtgagactctgtctctactaaaaaaaaaaaaaaaaatttcctggggAAAGAGGCTGCACTCACTGTCCGTTGTCAATATTAGTGTTCTGAATCAAGTTCTGGGCTGCAACCTTCATCAAAGTctagtaaaaagaagaaaaggaagcaagAGATTGAGAAACAGAAGATACCTTTGGTATATCTACACTCTTCCTTTAGATCAATCTCGCAGGCTTGCTCTTCAATTGGCAACTCCGAACTTCCTGACACTCTGTTCCTATAGAAATCACAACCAGGGCGGgtccggtggctcacgcctgtgatcctagcactctgggaggctgaggcgggtggattgcctgagctcagtaatttgagaccagcctgagcaagagtgagacctcatctctactaaaaatagaaaaactgaggaaagaggatctcttgagcccaagagttggaggttgctgtgagctatgaggccactgcactctacctagggccacagcttgagactgtctcaaaacagttgccttgtttttttgtcaagacacagttctaccctatgccctgagcagagggcaatggcgtcgtagctcactgcaacctcagactccagctgtgggcatcctgctgcctcagcctccaaagccgctgggattacagacgcttgccgcggcgcccggctgggtttttccattttttttcatgagtcggggtctcactctcgctcagacaagcctcgaactcctgagctcaagcaatcctcccgcctcagcctcccacagggctgggattacaggcgtgagccactgcgcccggcctctgtctcaaaacaaacaaaaaataaataactagacTACTTCCCCAGAGGCCCGTCCTCACCTGGGGTTCTCACCAATAATCTCCAAGACATACCTTAGGGTCACCCCTCATCCACCCATCACGGGCAGAATCTCCGTATAAGCCAGTCCTTTCTTTAGGCTTTAACGAGAACCTGGCTTCTGCTTTAAATTCCCTCACTCAAATTCTAGCCAATCCCAGCCTCAACATCAGCGTTGATTCCACCTCACGCTGTCAACTGCACAGCTTCGTTTGGCCTCACAAGAAAGAGCAAGTCCCACTCCTCTTCCCTGCCTAGGGCTCTCCCCCAGACCAAATAGCCCCTCGGCCCGCCCCCTTGAATTCAGACTACCAAATCCCGCTTGCTTCTCGCAGCTCCCGGCCAATCACCTGTAGACTCTCTTTCAACTGCGGGATGAGCATCTTATAGCGCTGCACAGGATCGAAGTCCTGTTGCTGCAGAAGTCCGCTCTGAGCAGGGCCCACTAGTTGTGCCGGCGGTTGTGGCTGCTGCTGGGGCCCCGGACCGCCAGCCGAACCCGGACCAGACACAGCAGCAGCCGAGGAAGCCGCTGAAGCCTGCTGCTGTGGGGCAGCCATCCTGGCTTAGAACGCCGGAAGTGCGTCACAAGGGCGGCTCTCCCAGTTTCTTTTTAGTCTCCATCTCCTGTTCCCCGTTTGCTAGTTAGCTCCGCCTCCCAGCAGTCCAGccaatggaaggaaagaaggtgCCCCCACCGCCCATCACTCTCAAATCCGACATTCAGACTGAGGTATCTTCCCACCAATCACAGGAGGCCTGCCCTCCCTCACTCCGCCATTTATCTTGCCGCTCGCCAATCGTGTGTGGTTCCGATACCGACTCCATTTCCCCGAAGGCCTTGCGGCCTGAGGCGACCTGTCGGGTCGGTCCAAAGCATCTTGGCGGTTGGTGGAGCTGAAGCTTCGAGTCCGTCCCCAGTGCTTCCTGCACGTTTACCTGAGTCTCGCTCCGAGCTGTTCTCGGTAGCTCATCTCATCCCAACCCTCTTTCCACAGAGAGCGGCGCCAACCCGAGCCCTGCCTCGGATCAGGCGTCCACCGAAATTGGCACGCCCCTCCGCGTCTCTCTGCAGCACAGTAAGGACCCTGTCCCGGCTGCAGTCGCCTCATCGCTATGGCGCCCACCATCCAGACGCAGGCCCAGCGGGAGGATGGCCATAGGTAGGCGCCACACTGCCTGGCTGTACCGctttcctctgtgtgtctccAGGTTTCAGGAAGGTGGGGTATTGGGTGAGGGTTTCTGCTTGACAACGTCACCAGTCCCTCAGGTTTGCCGGTGACGTCACGGAGCGCTCGCCTTTGACGGAGGGGCGGGTTTCTTCCGGGACGCAGGTGTTGCCCCCTCCTCCGCTGCCATCAGGTTCAGGAATTAAGCTCTTGTAGATTCTTTCCAGAAAGGATTGAGGTTTGGAGACTTCTCTTCCAAAAACGATTGAGTACGTGTTTATTAAAGCACTGGAAGATAACCGCCTCCAAAAAGGATTGAGCTCTCGGCTTCATTCATTAAAGCATATGGGAACACCTCCAAAAGGAGTTGAACACTTGGCTCCCTTCATTAAAACATTTGGAGCACCTTTAAAACCAAAAGAGATTAGCATGTCACCCcctcctaccttttttttttagagacagagtctcactttatggccctcggtagagggccgtggcctcacccagctcacggcaacctccaactcctgggcttaagcgattctcttgcctcagcctcccgagtagctgggactacaggcgcccgccacaacgcccagctattttttggttgcagttcagccggggctgggtttgaacccgccaccctcggtatatggggccagcgccttaccaactgagccacaggcgccgcccgcctccTACCTTTTAAAAGTAGTGGAGAGGCTTTTTTCACTCTCGTCAATCCCATCCTAACTTCCTATCAATTCTTGTTTCTTCCCCACCAGACCCAATTCCCACCGGACTCTGCCGGAAAGGTGAGCCCCACTGTGTTTTCCCAGGAGGAGTTGGGGCAATGGGGGCTGGGAGCAGACAGGGCAGCAGGGGCCCAGTTTTGAGCCACTGTATTCCCAGGTCTGGAGTGGTCTGCCGAGTCAAGTACTGCAATAGCCTCCCAGATATCCCCTTCGACCCCAAGTTCATCACCTACCCCTTCGATCAGAACAGGTGAGACTAAAATCAGGGATGGGGAAACTATTCAGTTTTTTGAAGACAGGGATTACTTGACTGCTTTCTTTTCAGGACCTAGCATAGTACCTACCTAGCACACagtagtaggtgcttaataaatatttgttaatgaatGGAGTAAACAGGGTCCAAGTCTCTTCTCCTTGGGGAACTAGCCTTCCGACTTCAATACagagctcctttttttttttttttttttttttttgagaaaaaaatctctgttgccctgggtacagtgccgtggcatcatcatagctcatagcaacttcaaactcttgggctcaagtgatcctcctgtctcagcttccccgagtagttgggactactggcactactaccaccatacctagctagtttttctatttttttgtagagtcagggtcttgcttttggtcaggctggtctccaacttctgagctcaagcgatccacccacctcagcctcccagaatgctaagattatagtcTTGAGCTATTGTGCCTAGCCAACCCtgaggtcacttttttttttttttttttgagacagtcttactttgtgcctttggtagagtaccatggtgtcacagctcacagcaacttcaaactcttgggtttaagcgattgtcttgcctcaccctcctgagtagctgggactataggcactaaccacaatgcccggctatttttaggggtgaggtctcgctgtggctcaggctagtcttgaacttgtgagctcaggcaatccaccttcctaggcctcctagagtggtaggactacaggccttgagccactgtgcccggccctacGGAGGTCACTTTAATCTGAGTTCCTCCCCAGAGAAGCTTAGCCTGTGGGAAGCAGGGGTGTCAGGGGTGAAGCTGGAATCCAGAAATCATAATTGGCATGCTTCCCCACCCAGGTTCGTCCAATACAAAGCCACTTCCTTGGAGAAACAGCACAAACATGACCTCTTGACTGAGCCAGACCTGGGGGTCACCATTGACCTCATCAACCCTGATACCTACCGCATCGACCCCAATGGTGTGTGGGAAGACAGGGAGGGTCTGCTGTAGGCCAGCAAAGGGCAGGCCTGGGCCTCCCTCATGATCTTCCTGCCCCCCCTCCCGCCTCCTCTAGTTCTCCTAGATCCAGCTGATGAGAAGCTTCTGGAGGAGGAGATCCAGGCCCCCACCAGCTCTAAGAGGTAAGGGTGTACCAAGTGGGTATTAGACTGGCTCGGAAGGGCTCTACAAGCAGGACAGCAGTGGGGTCCTGAGGTATCTGATCTCCTATCCCAGATCACAGCAGCATGCGAAGGTGGTACCATGGATGCGTAAGACAGAGTACATTTCTACTGAGTTCAATCGTTATGGCATCTCCAATGAGAAGCCTGAAGTCAAGTAAGTTGGAAACagtaagggaggggaggaaaggcagAGCTTTCAGGTGTATCCAGTGGCATCTAAAGGTCTTTCTCTCCACTATTAGGATTGGGGTTTCTGTGAAGCAGCAATTTACCGAGGAAGAAATATACAAAGACAGAGATAGCCAGATCACAGCCATTGAGAAGACTTTTGAGGATGCCCAAAAATCAGTAATTAAGGGACTACGATGGGGGAAAGGCAGGCACGGGTGGTTCCAgagctcttcctcctctttcttacACTGTTTTTGCCCTACCAGATCTCCCAGCATTATAGCAAGCCCCGAGTGACACC is a genomic window containing:
- the MED29 gene encoding mediator of RNA polymerase II transcription subunit 29, yielding MAAPQQQASAASSAAAVSGPGSAGGPGPQQQPQPPAQLVGPAQSGLLQQQDFDPVQRYKMLIPQLKESLQTLMKVAAQNLIQNTNIDNGQKSSDGPIQRFDKCLEEFYALCDQLELCLRLAHECLSQSCDSAKHSPTLVPTATKPDAVQPDSLPYPQYLAVIKTQIACAKDIHTALLDCANKVTGKTPAPPTGPGGTL